The segment ATGTTTTATCTATTGTACTAGGATTAGTTTTTGCATAAAGCAATAATTGTTCAGTTATATGAGACATTGTATTAACAACTTTATTTAATTCTACATAGTCCCAATTATTGTTTTCATGGTACTCTTCTAACTGAACTTTTAATTCAGCTAAAGGTGTTCTTAACTGATGAGAAACATCAGAATTAAACTGTTCTATATATTTAATAGTATCCCTACTTCTTGTTAATAAAATATTTATACTATTAACAACATCTTCAATCTCTTTTGGAGCATCAAAATGTATGGGTTTTAAATCTTTAGAATCTCTTTTTTGAATGATTTGTTTCAATTTATATAAGGGTAACAATCCATTTTTAACAGCAAAAAATGAAACTAAAAGAGTGAAGATTATAACTGAAAGAATTACAATAAAAAGAATAGTTAAAATCTCATTTATTGTAGTTTCTCTTCCCTCAAGGGTTTCACCTATTGTAATTGTTGCAAAATGTACTTTACCTGCACTTGCTAAAGATGTTTTAAATGATACTACTCTTAATCTTGCACCTGCATATGTAGTATAATAAAATAGTTTGTCATTATTAGCTAATAAATCATCTCTTAATAAATTTTTATATCCCGTAAGAACTTTTTTTTTCTCATTTACAATAGAATAAAATACTAATCCATCACTATTTGAAGCTAATAAATCAATTGCAAAATATGGAAGATTAACAATTAATCTGCCATTTTTAATATTTATACTATCTTCCATACTTTTTGCAGTAGCATATAATGTATTATCGAAGTGTTTATTTACTTTATCTTGAACTATAAAATATATAACTAAAACCAATAAAATAGCGCCAATTGTTAGAGGAAGAGTTAAGGATATTAAAAGCCTTGATTTTATCGATTGTATATTTTTCATTTACTACTCAAAATATATCCTAATCCCCTTGCTGTTTTAAGATTAATTGAATCTCCAAGTTTTTTACGTATCCTTGATACATAGGTTTCAACTGATGAGGGATGAATAGATTCTGTATAAGTACTAATATGTTCAACAATATTTTCTTTACTTAAAACAGTATCTAAATTTAGTAATAGGTTTTCAAAAATAGCTAATTCTCTTTTACTTAGTTCAATATATTTATCTGCCCTTGATAAAGTCCTATTTTGGGTGTCATATACTAAATCATTATAGGTTATTTTACTGTGTACATGGTATTTTGTTCTTCTAAGAAGTGCTTGAACTCTTGCTATAACTTCATTTAATTCAAAGGGTTTACATAAATAATCATCAGCTCCACACTCTAAGCCAAATATTCTTTGATCAAGTTCATCACGTGCAGAGATTATAAGTATAGGTATTGTCTTATGAAGATTTCTTAATTTTTTAATTATATCAATACCATCAATTCCAGGAAGACCTAAATCTAGAATTAATAAATCATAAAAAGAAGATTCTAAGGCATAAAGCCCCTCATCTCCATCAAAAAACATATCAACACAATATCCATTGTTTTCAAGTTTTTTTAAAACAGCATTTGCTAATTTTTCATTATCTTCAACTAGTAATATCTTCATAAGATAATTCTACCATAATTAATGAGACATAAAAACTGGTAAGGTTGAATTTTCTAATAAGTACCTAGTTGCTCCACCAAACATTAGTTCCTTTAATCCTTTATGTCCATAAGCTCCTGCAACAATTAAATCAAAATTTCCATCAAGTGCAGCATTTAAAAGAGCTTGTCCTGGGATTCTTGTTGTTTTTACTATTTCAAAACTTGCATCTACATCATGCTCTTTTAAATAAGCAATAAGATTTGACATAGTTTCTGAGTCTTCTGTGTACTCAGTAGAAGATACAATATGTACTTTTTGTGCTTGTTTTAAAATCTCAATAGAAGAAGTAACTGCTCTTGAGGCTTCTGTAGAATTATTCCATCCAATAATTACAGAATCCATTGAAAAATTTCTCATTATTCGTGGAAACATTAATACTGGTTTTCCACTTTTAAGTACTGAGGTTTCAAAGGTTGCCGTTGTTACACCAGAAGGTGGAGCTGCTGCAATAACTAAATCACAATATTTTGATTCTTGTTCCACAAGAGAACTTCTTAATCCCTCTTTTATTTTTAAATGAACTAAAGAATCATCTAAATCAACTTTTTCTAAAACTTTATTAAAAAGATTGATAAACTCTTTTTTTTCATCATCAAACTTTGTATTTATAATCGCATCAATCTCATTTTGTAACTCTTCTGGCATTGCGTATGACTTATAAAGACTTGTATTGGATTTAAGTACAGATTTTAAAACTTCCAGTTTTATATTAAATTTTTTTGCTATTAGCAGTGCCCCATATATTCTTTCTTCTAATCCATTCCCTCCACCAATTGGGAAAAATAGTTTTTTATAATTCATATTTACACCTTTAAATTTTTAAAACTATTATAAAATATATTTCTGGCAGAATACTGACAAAGGAATAGAGATTCTTCTATATAAGCTTTTCATTTGAAATAATAATTCCATCTTCATCACAATATATATAATCATCTTCTTTAAAAGAAACATTTCCAAAATATAAATCAATACCTAATTGTGATGGTGTTTTATCAAAATTTCTTAAAGGACAAGTCCCTAGTGCAAAAAGTCCAATATTAAATTTTTTTGTTTCCATTGTATCTCTAACAAATCCATTTATGATTATAGCTTCATATTGATTTCTTTCTGCAAGAGTAGATAATTTATCTCCAACAATACCATAAGGAGCTTCTTCAACATCAATAACTAAAACTTTATTTTTACCTGATTCATTTTTTAGCACATCAATTACTGCCCAATTACTTTTTTCAATTTTAATAGTTTTTACTCTTCCTTTAAATCTTTTTTTTCCACCATAGTTTTTGAATTTGTGGGATAATACTTGAATTTTTTTATCTTGATTTTCATCACAAAGATCAGCTGTTCTATATTGTCTCATGTTAATCCTTTTTAATTTTTTCGAATAGTACTTTATTTTTCTGTCATAAATCTTGCAAGTATAGATAAAATTAAAAAAAGGAGTCTTAGCTCCCTTTTTTCTTGTTCGCGCATTTTGATTTCTAATTTTAGAAGATAATCATTAGAATTTATAAATTAGTTTTGCTCTTAATTCATTTTTTTCTTTTGCTTCATTACCTAAACCATAGTCATAAATAGTATATTCAGTTGATAATGAAAGATTTTTAAGCTCACCAGAGAATTTATATTTTAACCCTAAATATATTTGGTCTAAGTCATTCTTTTTTAATTCAGCATCACTACTTGTGTACTTCACTTCCGCTGATAAGTCACCAAACTTTTTAGAAACTCCTACTTGCCAAGTATCTGTTCCTGCTGTATAGTTTCCTGTAGTTGATGTAGCAGAGGTAAATGATGCTGTTGCAGCTTCACCAATACCTCTATTTACATTTCCATCATCATCTGTTGAAGTATATGAAGCATGTATATTATAACCTGCAAATGTTGCACCCACTTTATATCCTGTCATAAAGCTATCTTTTGTTGCACTATTATCATAGTTTGAATTATAGTATTGTGCTGCAATATATGGTTTAAACTCTCCACCAAAATTATATTTAGCATCAATATATAAATCAGCTACTTCATCAATAAAATCAACATAGTGAGTTTGAATAGTTAAGTTTTCAATTGACTTATTCTTTAAATATAAAGATATAGCTCCATTAGTTCCAATTTTATTAAATTCCCCAACATCACCAGTATTTGAATCTGAGTTTGTAAATGATGCGGCATTAGTTGTTGATGTAACTGCATCTGTTCTTGTTTGATATTTAGTGATTTTTCCTAAAGAGATAAGTGTATCAGGTATATCTGTGTTAGATAAAAAATATCCCTCAAATGATTCTTTTATAAGTCTTGAACCAGAACCTTTTATTAAAGGTAAAGAGATAAACTGTCTACCACCTTTAAATTGTGTATTTTTATATTTGTAGTTTACATAAGCTTCTGATAAAACTGCTCCACCAGCATTCATGGTTTTATTCTGTTTATTGGCATCATCATCTATAGATGTAACATCAGCTCCTTGAAATGTCGCTCCTAAACTTATCCCTTTATATGAATCAGTTTTATATCCTAATTTTATACCATTTGCCCATACACTATTATCTGATGATGTAGCAGAATCGTAAGCTTCATTAAAATAATATGATTTTAATTCACCTTTTACTTTTCCATTTGTAAAAGCTTCTACTACTGAATCAGAAGCTAAAACTTGTGAACCTGTTGATACTATTAAAAATGCAGCAATAAGGCTTCTTTTATATGATTTCCCCATTTTATTCCTTTTTTATGTAGATTTTTTATCTAGCAGTCACTAAATAAAATCAATGTGTGATATTAACATTGGATTCTGTCAATAATCTTGCAAAAAAAGCCCTAAACATAGCAATAAAATAGCATTTCAAATCTAAATATAAAACTTACAATTCTGCAAGGTTCATGCCAGAATCCAATGTTAATCTTCCAACATAAAATCAAAAAAAGGATTTAACATGATGACTAGAAAAGGAACCCTGTTTACAGGTAAAATGGCAAAGACAATTTTAGCTTCAACTCTAGCACTAGGGATGCTAGTAAATGTTGCAACGGCAAAAGAGGTTAGTTTTAAAGGAAAAACAATTGAATGGATAGTTCCTTATAAAGCTGGTGGAGGAACTGATAAATGGAGTAGATTTTATGCTCCTTTAATTTCTAAAAATCTTCCAGGACAACCAACTGTTGTAATTAAAAATATGCCAGGTGGTGGTTCAACTAAAGGTGCAAACTTCTTTGCAAAAAGAGCTTCAAAAGATGGTTTAACAATTTTTGCTTCATCTGCTTCAACTCAAATCCCATTTCTTCTTGGAGATAAAAGAGTAAGATATGATTATAAAAACTGGAAAGCAGTAATCTCTTCACCAACTGGTGGAGTTGTTTATGTATCATCTAAACTAGGAGTTAATAGTATTGATGATTTAGATAAGCTTAGTTCTCAAGAATTAAAGTTTGGATCTCAAGGTGCAACTTCTATGGATTTAATTGCATTACTTGCATTTGATTTATTAGATATTAAAACTCAACCAGTATTTGGTATGAAAGGTAAAAAGTCAACAAGACTTGCATTTTTAAGAGGGGAAACAAATATTGATTTCCAAACTACATCTTCTTATATTAAAAATGTATTACCTGCACAAAAAGATGGTAGAGCTGTTCCTTTATTTGCGTGGGGAACACTAGATGATAATGGCGATTTCCAAAGAGACCCAACTTTCCCAAATTTACCACATTTTGGTGAAGTATATGAAAAAGTTCATGGTAAAAAACCATCAGGTGATGCCTTTAATGCATGGAAAACATTCTTTACAGCTTCATTCCCATCTCAAAAGATGATTATGTTACCAAAAGATGTATCAAATGATGTTGTTGAAACTTATCAAAATGCGATGAAAAAGATTGTTTCAGACCCAGAATTTAAAGCAATGAGTGAACAACAACTTGGTATTTATCCTCAAACAGTTGGAGAAAAAGCAGACAAGCTTAAATCAACTGCAACAAACGTAAATGATGAAGATAGAAAGTGGATTCAAAATTGGCTTACTACTAACTATAACGTTAGATTCTAAACATAAAATTTAACCCCTCCTTCTAAAAGCCACTATCTCTTTGACGATGGTGGCTTTTTTTATTTTTACTAATTTTTAATATTACTTTCTTTACAAAAAAATGCAAGTTTCATGCCAGAGTAGAATGTTAATCTTCTTTTATAAAATGAGAAGTAGTAGTACTTCAAGAAAGGATATAAGATGGCTTTTGAAACACTTATGAATGCATTTTCTGAATTAATGCAAATTCATCATATGATTTATCTACTTGGTGGAGTGTTTTTAGGAATTTTAGTTGGGATTTTACCAGGATTAGGAGGTATTGTAGGTTTTTCTATAATGTTACCATTTCTTTATGGTATGGATCAAACCTCAGCATTAGCAATGCTAATTGGTATGGTTGCAGTTATTCCAACCTCAGATACTTTTACTTCAGTTCTTATGGGAATACCAGGTTCTTCTGCTTCTCAAGCAACAGTTCTTGATGGATATCCTATGTCTAAAAAAGGTGAAGCAGCAAGAGCACTTGGAGCTGCATTTTCTGCTTCATTAATAGGAGGTCTTTTAGGTGCTTTAATTTTATCTATATTTATAATCTTTGCAAGGGATTTAATTTTAAAACTTGGATCTGCTGAACTATTTATTTTAGGTATTTTTGGACTTAGTATGGTTGGGGTTTTAAGTGGTAAATCTCTATATAAAGGATTTATAGCTGCTGCAATTGGGCTTCTTTTAGGATCAGTTGGTTCAGCACCAGCAACTGGTGAGTTTAGAATGACTATGGATAGCTATTATTTATATGATGGAATTAAACTTGTAATTTTAGGACTTGGTGTATATGCAGTTCCTGAAATCATCTCTTTATTAGTTGAAAATAAAAAGATTTCAAAAGCCGAAAAGCTTGGAGGAAGTTTTGTTCAAGGAATTAAAGATGTATGGATTTCAAAATGGATAGTAGCACGTTGTGCCCCAATTGGCGCTATGATTGGTGCTATTCCTGGCCTTGGAGGGAGTGTTGTTGACTGGATTGCTTATGGACATGTTGTACAAACTTCAAAGGATAAATCAAAGTTTGGTAAAGGTGATGTAAGAGGAGTTATCGCTCCTGAATCAGCAAATAATGCTAAAGAGGGTGGAGGATTAGTTCCAACACTTCTATTTGGTATTCCGGGAAGTGGTTCTATGGCTGTATTCTTAGGTGGACTTGTAATTCTTGGAATTGAACCAGGACCGGGAATGGTTAATGAGAACTTAGAGGTTTCATATATAATTATCTGGTCTTTAGCAATTGCAAATGTTGTTGGTACTGGAACTTGTATGCTTCTATCAAATAAGATTTCAAAAATAACAACTATTCCTTATGGATATGTTGCTCCATTTATGTTAATGATTATTTTCTTTGCTGCACTTCAAGCAACAAGATCTTTAGAGGATTTAATGCTTTTAATTGCAATTGGTGCATTAGGAACATTATTCAAATACTTTGACTGGCCAAGACCTGCCCTACTTATTGGTTTTGTTTTAGCTGGAACTATTGAAACATATTATTATCAAGCAGTTCAGTTTTATTCATGGGAAATGATGGAAAGACCAGGTGTAATTATTTTAATAGTATTTATGGTCGCTTCAGTTTTAATTAGTGTTTATTTTAAAAATAGAGACTCAAAAAAAGAGAAAGAATTAAATATACAAAATAAAGAAGAAACTACAAATTATCCGTACTCATTTTTTACAGGAGAATTATTATTTATTTGGCTTCTTATGGCATTTGGTCTATTTGCATTAATTGACTCTTGGGGACACCAATTTTTAGGTGGTATTTTCCCAATAGTAATTAGTTCATTACTTTTATTTTTTGGAGTTATATTATCAATTCAAATTACATCTAAAAAAAGACAAAATGATATTTTATCAGTTGCAATTACTGAAAATGGACAGCTTTCATCTACATGGATTGATATTTGGAAAAACTTTTTAATCCTTCCTATTTTCTTATTAGGAACTTGGATATTAGGGTTTGTTCCATCATTAGCAATTCTTTTTATGATAATAATTAGAACAAAGATGAAATCTTCTTGGTTAAAAATATTCATTATTACTGGTGTGGCAATAGGATTTCTACTATTTATAAGCCATATTATGACACTTCACCTTCCAACAGGTTTAATTTATGATGCAATAATAGGAGCATAAAATGATGAATGATTTAAAAAGAATTAGCTGTATTTTATATAGATCAGGGACTTCTAAAGGTGCATATTTTTTAGATAATGATTTACCTAAAGATAAAGAGGAAAGACATAATTTAATTTTAAAGATTATGGGAAGTCCTGATATTAGACAAATTGATGGTATAGGTGGGGCAACAACAGTTACTACAAAGGTTGCTATTATATCAGTATCAAAAAGAGAAGGGATAGATTTAGAGTATAAATTTATCCAACCAAGTATAGATGAAGCAATAGCAGATGATAAACCAACATGTGGTAATATTCTCACAGCTGTTGGGGCATTTGGAATTGAAAGAGGTTTGGTATCAGTAGAAGATGGTGAAACAATAGTAAATGTATATGATGTAAATACTGGTGCAACTATTACCCAAGTAATCCAAACTCCAAATAGGACTGTTCAATACCACGGTGACTTTGAGATAGCTGGAGTTCCAGGTACAGCTTCTCCTATAAAAATGTTTTTTAAAAATATAAGTGGTGGGAAAACAGGAGATTATCTTCCTACTGGAAATACATATGATATTTTTGATGGGATTAAGGCAACTTGTTTAGATATCTCTATGCCAGTTGTTTTTGTAAAAGCTAAGGATATGGGGTTAACAGGATATGAAACACCAAATGAACTTGATGCAAAAAAAGAACTTTTCGAAAAAATAGAACTAATTAGAGAACAAGCTTCACAAAAGATGGGATTAGGTAGTGCAAAAGGAAATGTAATTCCAAAATTTGCAATTATCTCAGAGGCAAAAAATAATGGGGATATAAATATTCGATATTTTACCCCAACAACTGCTCACCCAGCTCTTGCTGTTAGTGCAGGATTTTGTGTAGCAGCTGGGTCTTTTATAAAAGGGACTATTCTACATGAAATAAACTCTAAAGAGTTTGAACTTGGAGAACATATTGTAAAAATAGAAACACCTTCAGGAACAATTGATGTTGGAGTAAATTTTCCTACAACAGATATAAAAGATGTGGAAGGGAAAACAACAAGAACGGCTAGACTTCTAATGGCCGGAGAGGTTTTTGTATAAAATGGACTTTTTTTATCTTCCATTAGAAATTTTTGATATATTTATATTAATAATATGCTGTTTTATAGGAGCAGCAATATCAACAACAGTTGGTTCTGGTGGAGGACTTTTAGTAATAGGAGGGATGAGTATGATTCTTCCTCCTACTGCACTTCTTTCAATTCATGCACTTACACAATCAGGCTCAGGACTTTTACGTGCTTTTCTTTTTAGAAAATCTTTTTTTGTAAGATTTTTTGTTCTTTTTATGAGTGGAAGCCTTATAGGATATACTTTAAGTATCTACTTTTTAATATCTTTACCTGAATATATAATGAAACTTTCTTTGGGAGTTGGAATTATTGTATTAAACCTACTTCCTAATTTAAAATTTGAAAAAGTATCTAATCTTCTAATTGTAATTTTTGGTATAATAACAGGGTTCTTAACAATGTTTGTTGGTGTTATGGGACCATTGATTGCAATTTTTTTATCTTCAATTTTAACAAAAAGACATCTAATAGTTGGAACTCTTGCTTGGTGTGTATCTTTTCAAAATTTTGGAAAAGCAATTATTTTTGGTGGATTAGGGTTTGATTATACTCCTTGGATATTTTTAATTTTTTTATTAATCCTATTTTCATATTTAGGAACACTTGCCGGTAAAAAACTTCTTGATAAAAGTAGTAATGAGCTGTTTAAAATGATTTTAAAAGTTGTTATACTTATATTAGGAAGTAAATTAATTTATGATGGAATTGTTTTGATGTAAGGTTTTAATATGAGATATATCTTTTTATTTTTTATTTTGTTAAGAAGTTTGCTTTTTTCACTTGACTATCCAAATAAACCAATTGAGTTTGTAGTTGGTCTTGGAGAAGGTGGAAGTGCAGATAGGATGACAAGAAATATGGCATCACTCCTTCAAGAAGAGTTAGGTGTTTATATAAATGTAAAAACAATTAAAACTAATGGTTCTTTAGATGCTGCTAATTATGTTTTAAAAGAACCCCATGATGGATATAAAGTATTTTGTTCTACTTTTTCTCCATATTTATTAAATCTAATAATAAGTAAAAAAACAGATTTTTCATTAGATGATTTTGAAATAATAAATCTTCAATGGTTTGAACAAGATTTCATTGCAGTTGAAAAAGACTCTGAATTTAACTCTATAATTGAAGTTTTAAATTATATAAAGAAAAATCCAAAAGAGTTAAAAGTAGCACTAATAAATAAATCAAGTGGACATATTCTTTTTAAACTATTACTAGAGAAATTTGATATTCCTTTTAAAGATGTAAATATAAAACTTTATAGTGGAGGGGGAAGTGCAAGGAAAGCATTACTTGAATCAAAGGTTGATCTTCTTATTATTGCTGCTCAAGGAAGTGAAAAATATAGAGAAGATATTAAACCACTTGCTATTGTATCAAGCAAACCTTCAAAAAGGTGGGATGCTCCAACATTAAATGATACAATAAAAGACACAGGTATTACAATTCCTATTATAGATGGACCCATAAGAGGAATTGCTGTTTCAAAAAAATTTAAAGAAGATTTTCCCCATAGATTTAGAATTTTAGAAAATGCAATTAAAAAGACTTTAGCAAAAAAATCTGTACATAGATATTTAAAAAGAAAGAATATTGGTTATACTTGGATAGGTTCCAAAAATTCTACAAAAATTTTAAGAAATTCATATGAAGATTTTAAAAAATACAACTATTTAATAGAAGATTAGTTTTAAGCTTTTGGTAAGTCAAAGATTAAAGATATTTTTAATCCATTTTCATTTATTGCTTGAACCTTAGCCTTATGAAGTGTTGCTATTTGTTTTACAATACTAAGTCCTAATCCTGAACCACTTTTTTTAGAGTCAACTCTATAGTATCTCTCAAAAATAGTTTTCAAGAACTTTTTATCCACACCATTCCCTTCATCTTTTACATTTAACCAAATAGTATTATTGTGTCTTTCTAAAGATAAAGTAATTGTTCCCATAGGATTTCCATTTTCATCAACAGCATAGTGTAAAGCATTGTTTATTATATTATCTAACATACTCTCAAGGAGGATTTGATCACAATTAATAAAAATCTCTTCTTCTATATTTTCAAATGCGAATTCAAAACCTTTTTCATATACTCTTGGAGCAGTTTTTAAACTATACTCTTTGCAAATAGCATTTAAACTTTGTTTTTTAAATCGTTTTAAATTTATAGTATTTGGGTTTGTTTTTGCATATAAAAGAAGCTGTTCAGTTATATGTGACATATTATTTAGTAATGAGTTTAAAGCAATATAATCTTTATCATCTTTATCATATAAAAATTCTAATTTCACTTTCATTTCGGCAAGGGGAGTTCTTAATTGATGAGATACATCTGAGTTGAATTGTTCTATATAATCAATAGTATCTCTACTTCTTTCTAACAAAATATTAATACTTTTTACAATATCTTCAACCTCTTTAGGTGCATTAAAAACAAGGGGTTCTAAATCTCTTTCATCTCTTTTTTTTATAATTTTCTTTAGTCTATTTAGTGGCTTTAAGCCCTCAGAAACTGCAACAAGGGTTATTAAGACAGTAGAAACTATTACTATTACCATTATAATTAAAAGTAGACTCAATACGTAGTTTATATTCTCATCTCTTTCTTCTATGGTTTCTCCTAAAGTAATATATGCATTATAAGCTTTACCTGCACTATAAAGAGACATTTTGTATGATACTATTCTTAAATTAGAATTATTATATTCTGTATTATAAAATATAACCTCTTCATCCACTAGTCTTTTTTTATTTAATAAAGATTCATATCCCACAAGAAGTCTATTATCTTCATCCACCACAGAGTAGTAAATTAAACCTTTATCGTTTGAAGAGAGTAACTCAATTGAAAAACTAGGTATATCAACATAAAGTTTTGAATTCTTTATTCCAATACTGTATTCAATACTTTTAGCACTAGCTTTTAATCTATTATCAAAAAAATCTGTAACTTTTTTTTCTAAAACAAAATATATATATACAAAAAGAATCATGGTGAATATAAATAGTGGGAAAGTTAGCCAAGCAATAAGGCTTGATTTAATAGATGTAGTGTTTTTATCCATATTAACTCATCATATAACCTAAACCTCTAACTGTTTTTAAATTTATAGAATCTCCCAGTTTTTTCCTAAGTCTTGAGACATAAGTTTCAACGGCAGTTGGATTAAATTCATCATCTATGGAGGTTATATGTTCTACTATGTTCTCTTTACTTACTATTGCATTTAGGTTTTGAAGTAGATATTCAAAGATAGTTAATTCTCTTTTGCTTAATTCAATTTTTTCTTCACCTCTTGTTAAAGATAAAGTTTGAGAGTTAAATTCCAAGTCATTATATTTTATACTATTTGAAGTTTGATTATTACTTCTTCTAAGAAGAGCTTGTACTCTTG is part of the Arcobacter arenosus genome and harbors:
- a CDS encoding 2-methylaconitate cis-trans isomerase PrpF family protein codes for the protein MMNDLKRISCILYRSGTSKGAYFLDNDLPKDKEERHNLILKIMGSPDIRQIDGIGGATTVTTKVAIISVSKREGIDLEYKFIQPSIDEAIADDKPTCGNILTAVGAFGIERGLVSVEDGETIVNVYDVNTGATITQVIQTPNRTVQYHGDFEIAGVPGTASPIKMFFKNISGGKTGDYLPTGNTYDIFDGIKATCLDISMPVVFVKAKDMGLTGYETPNELDAKKELFEKIELIREQASQKMGLGSAKGNVIPKFAIISEAKNNGDINIRYFTPTTAHPALAVSAGFCVAAGSFIKGTILHEINSKEFELGEHIVKIETPSGTIDVGVNFPTTDIKDVEGKTTRTARLLMAGEVFV
- the rraA gene encoding ribonuclease E activity regulator RraA; this encodes MRQYRTADLCDENQDKKIQVLSHKFKNYGGKKRFKGRVKTIKIEKSNWAVIDVLKNESGKNKVLVIDVEEAPYGIVGDKLSTLAERNQYEAIIINGFVRDTMETKKFNIGLFALGTCPLRNFDKTPSQLGIDLYFGNVSFKEDDYIYCDEDGIIISNEKLI
- a CDS encoding tripartite tricarboxylate transporter permease → MAFETLMNAFSELMQIHHMIYLLGGVFLGILVGILPGLGGIVGFSIMLPFLYGMDQTSALAMLIGMVAVIPTSDTFTSVLMGIPGSSASQATVLDGYPMSKKGEAARALGAAFSASLIGGLLGALILSIFIIFARDLILKLGSAELFILGIFGLSMVGVLSGKSLYKGFIAAAIGLLLGSVGSAPATGEFRMTMDSYYLYDGIKLVILGLGVYAVPEIISLLVENKKISKAEKLGGSFVQGIKDVWISKWIVARCAPIGAMIGAIPGLGGSVVDWIAYGHVVQTSKDKSKFGKGDVRGVIAPESANNAKEGGGLVPTLLFGIPGSGSMAVFLGGLVILGIEPGPGMVNENLEVSYIIIWSLAIANVVGTGTCMLLSNKISKITTIPYGYVAPFMLMIIFFAALQATRSLEDLMLLIAIGALGTLFKYFDWPRPALLIGFVLAGTIETYYYQAVQFYSWEMMERPGVIILIVFMVASVLISVYFKNRDSKKEKELNIQNKEETTNYPYSFFTGELLFIWLLMAFGLFALIDSWGHQFLGGIFPIVISSLLLFFGVILSIQITSKKRQNDILSVAITENGQLSSTWIDIWKNFLILPIFLLGTWILGFVPSLAILFMIIIRTKMKSSWLKIFIITGVAIGFLLFISHIMTLHLPTGLIYDAIIGA
- a CDS encoding Bug family tripartite tricarboxylate transporter substrate binding protein; translated protein: MMTRKGTLFTGKMAKTILASTLALGMLVNVATAKEVSFKGKTIEWIVPYKAGGGTDKWSRFYAPLISKNLPGQPTVVIKNMPGGGSTKGANFFAKRASKDGLTIFASSASTQIPFLLGDKRVRYDYKNWKAVISSPTGGVVYVSSKLGVNSIDDLDKLSSQELKFGSQGATSMDLIALLAFDLLDIKTQPVFGMKGKKSTRLAFLRGETNIDFQTTSSYIKNVLPAQKDGRAVPLFAWGTLDDNGDFQRDPTFPNLPHFGEVYEKVHGKKPSGDAFNAWKTFFTASFPSQKMIMLPKDVSNDVVETYQNAMKKIVSDPEFKAMSEQQLGIYPQTVGEKADKLKSTATNVNDEDRKWIQNWLTTNYNVRF
- a CDS encoding OprD family outer membrane porin, with product MGKSYKRSLIAAFLIVSTGSQVLASDSVVEAFTNGKVKGELKSYYFNEAYDSATSSDNSVWANGIKLGYKTDSYKGISLGATFQGADVTSIDDDANKQNKTMNAGGAVLSEAYVNYKYKNTQFKGGRQFISLPLIKGSGSRLIKESFEGYFLSNTDIPDTLISLGKITKYQTRTDAVTSTTNAASFTNSDSNTGDVGEFNKIGTNGAISLYLKNKSIENLTIQTHYVDFIDEVADLYIDAKYNFGGEFKPYIAAQYYNSNYDNSATKDSFMTGYKVGATFAGYNIHASYTSTDDDGNVNRGIGEAATASFTSATSTTGNYTAGTDTWQVGVSKKFGDLSAEVKYTSSDAELKKNDLDQIYLGLKYKFSGELKNLSLSTEYTIYDYGLGNEAKEKNELRAKLIYKF
- a CDS encoding universal stress protein; this translates as MNYKKLFFPIGGGNGLEERIYGALLIAKKFNIKLEVLKSVLKSNTSLYKSYAMPEELQNEIDAIINTKFDDEKKEFINLFNKVLEKVDLDDSLVHLKIKEGLRSSLVEQESKYCDLVIAAAPPSGVTTATFETSVLKSGKPVLMFPRIMRNFSMDSVIIGWNNSTEASRAVTSSIEILKQAQKVHIVSSTEYTEDSETMSNLIAYLKEHDVDASFEIVKTTRIPGQALLNAALDGNFDLIVAGAYGHKGLKELMFGGATRYLLENSTLPVFMSH
- a CDS encoding response regulator transcription factor, producing the protein MKILLVEDNEKLANAVLKKLENNGYCVDMFFDGDEGLYALESSFYDLLILDLGLPGIDGIDIIKKLRNLHKTIPILIISARDELDQRIFGLECGADDYLCKPFELNEVIARVQALLRRTKYHVHSKITYNDLVYDTQNRTLSRADKYIELSKRELAIFENLLLNLDTVLSKENIVEHISTYTESIHPSSVETYVSRIRKKLGDSINLKTARGLGYILSSK
- a CDS encoding sensor histidine kinase; the encoded protein is MKNIQSIKSRLLISLTLPLTIGAILLVLVIYFIVQDKVNKHFDNTLYATAKSMEDSINIKNGRLIVNLPYFAIDLLASNSDGLVFYSIVNEKKKVLTGYKNLLRDDLLANNDKLFYYTTYAGARLRVVSFKTSLASAGKVHFATITIGETLEGRETTINEILTILFIVILSVIIFTLLVSFFAVKNGLLPLYKLKQIIQKRDSKDLKPIHFDAPKEIEDVVNSINILLTRSRDTIKYIEQFNSDVSHQLRTPLAELKVQLEEYHENNNWDYVELNKVVNTMSHITEQLLLYAKTNPSTIDKTYLKRINLNSFCKEYALKVSSKVYSKGFEFAFEDIDEDIFIEADEIMLRSMLDNILNNALHYALDDFGNPIGTITLFLKRHNNTIWLSIKDEGKGINKKDLNTIFDRFYRVDSKKSGSGLGLNIVKQIASLHRAKVEAINNNGLVVSIIFPLK